In Phaseolus vulgaris cultivar G19833 unplaced genomic scaffold, P. vulgaris v2.0 scaffold_17, whole genome shotgun sequence, the sequence TAGTCattcatatgtaccgacacagtatcagctTGCAGATATTTTTACAAAGGCACTAGGCAAGAAACGATTTTTGATGCTACAACGCAAGTTGGGGTttatgatcttcacctaccaacttgaggggagtattaaggaaataataattatcaaattatatgcaattattgtatgcaatattgtacgatattgtacccaattatatgcaattaatttaataatgatagaatctcatgattagtatccctACTAAATTAGATTGTAAAGtggagagagaaactccctatatatttcctatacatgaagtgatgtaaccatacacataagagaataagaaacatctcttcttcttaccatttttcatcattttcttatatggtatcagagccattttgagtctatcctagcgagtatttgttgggtttatcaggccacccgccatcgggccgttatcggaccacccataacatatatctccacacacgagttggtagcctcggcgtgagggggtgtgttggaaatcccacatcgactagagattaaagcctttcatagtatataaaggGGTCCAAACTTCacctcattgagccggttttatgaggttgagttaggcttaaaacccACTTCTTAACACAAATggataaaaacaacaacaaaaaattcaaaatggtGAAGAAAAAATAAGAGGTTGTGCTGTGGAACTAACTAGAAACTGTTTGATGAATGTCTTAATgaaaatttgttgttttaatatgtggaaattatttttaaacgaTAGAGGATGATTATAAAGGGTGGAAATCAAAGTAAACTTGAAGAACATACAAGAATCAATTGAAAATAGTGATGAACAATGAGGTTTGGCAGCAGCACAACAAGTGTTTGAGAAAATTTAAACGGTGAAAACTTGATTTTAAATGGTGGAAACAATTTACAAGtgatgaaaaatgaaaataaacgGTGAAATCAAAGATTTATGGAAGAATTAAGTAAGAACCACGAAGAACACAagtttatagaaaaaatattgaCTTACCTTGATCGAAGGATTTTAATGTGCTCTGATCCACCTAATGCAGTCCCAGCTTGTGGTTGATTAATTGGAGTGGCAGCAGAATTACGTGGAAGCAAGTGCACTAAAATGGTGATCAAGTGCAAGGATTTGTGAGATTAAAGGTGTAATGAAGGGGAAAAAGGTTTGGCCAACCTTCCCTAGGCTCACTAGGCCTAATAGGCTCACTAGCAAGAGAGATTTGGCAGAGAATGAGTATTCAAGTTCTAAACTCTTCATTCAATATATGCAAATTTAGATACATGAATGGAAATTAGAGTATTTATAGATGAAGGTAGCTTGCTCCTTAAACTACCATAACTCTAGTTAGTAAAGTTAACTAAGGAGAGTATGGTGACTTAAGGAGGTCATGTATGCTCCTTTAAGATGCTTTAAAAGTCTTTACTTGTGTGACAAATTAGAGTATCTTTGTTTCATCTATAAAGTACACTTGAAAAGAAACCAAAATACAATTCTATACATgcttattataatatttatagagatagttaatttttctttttattattgtgTATGGTGCTTCATCAAAAGtaattacatttatttaaaaaaatcttaacgGATACTGGTCGACCGATATTCAATGTCATACATTCAAAATCTGATTTTTGGATCTGTCGGTAATTTGTGAAATACTGAATGAATAAAGAAAACTGAGGCGTAATGAGGTATAGTTGAAACAGAAAAAATGTAAGTGAGAGAACAGAAAATGAGAAATCATCGTGGGTGAAATCGATTTTCGGTGAGGCAATAACCGATGACCGGAACCGTGGGGAGCTCGTCAGCTGTCAGTGGCGACATTGTTACGGATGGTGAGTTCCAAATTTTGGATTTTGGGATTTAGGATTTCTTTGTGAATACATATTTTGATTTCCCTTACAAGTTAAAGTATTTGTTTTGCATAAATTTGGAAAGTGAAACGAGTTAGAAGGATTCCAAAATTGCGAGTTTGGTGGCGCCACTGTTGCAAGGGTAGATCGTGAGGTGAGTTTATTGATTGTAATTTCTTGTTAGGGTTTAGTTTGTATGTAACTCTGTTTGTGTTGGAACTTGGTTGTTGAATGTTGATGGGGGCAGAAAGACAGGGCCATAATGaactttgaaatttttttgGGCCCCTTAGGCTTTTTGGACCCCTCTGTTTAATAAATTCACCACATACATTTATGTTATGCTTTTAATACTTGCACCGTGTTTACGAAAATAAATCTGGGTGCGCTGACCCATTAATTTCAATGTTCGCCACCACAATATTAAGGTTCGCACTCCTTACCAAATAAGCCTGGGCCCATTAAGCTGGACTAGCAGTTCTGTTATTTGCCACACAGTTTTCTATACATCCACCACCTTTAAAACTGTTATTGGAATTGAAATATATTGAAAACGTTTTGGGCCTCTATGCTTTTAGGACCCCTCTATGCTTTATATACTTGGATCtaacatatataaaatattaatattttgaattaaatgtAATGTCAAATTCtcttataaaaaacaattttataattttaatttatttgtagaGATGATATATAATAACGTAAAAGTTATTAGTAAACACTAGTGCAGAAAATGCATATATAACATCGATTTTGGAAGACATATAAAATCGGTTTCATCACCGATGTAGATCTCAACGATGTAAAATGTCAATTACATATAGCATCGATTCTAAAAATCAATGTAATATATACCAAAAtctgaataaaatattaaaaaatatgtgcTCTAGAAGGCACATATAACACTGGTTGTGGCTCTTAACCAATGTTATATGTGTTCCAGAGTCACATACTAAATCTTAAACCTTAAACCCAATAACAAAACATTCAACATTGTCGGGGGTGATCACCCCGGATCCAATATCAAGACGTTCAACATATAACAATTACccaatttaaaacataatacattatattccaaatacaatataataaaactaattatctatataaataattgtaaatcacataataattaaaattaaaattaaaatatttaaaaatataaaactagcCTGGAGCGTGAACGTGAACGAAGTTGTGGCGGCAATGGAGGCAATGTGGCGGCCACATTGGCGGCAAGAGAGCAACGACAAGAGTGACAACGAAATAGTATAGAAGCGTGAATGAAAGAATCTTATTCAGTGTGAATGCTCTCACGATGAAGAGAACGAAATAAGAGAGAAATGGTGGGGGGAGCAGTGGAGGCATCGATAGTGGCAACAACACTGACAGAAGCAAAATGAACTTTTGAGCAAGAAAACTTAGGAGAATAACATGAATGAAGAATGAGAGTGTAAGCCAAGAAAATAGGGTAAAAACATATATTACACCAGTTATGAGTAATAATTGGTGTAATATAtcttttttaaaacttaaaaaaaaaattaatctgaAAATTACATATAACACTGGTGTTATATGTAATGCCCATAATTAAATGTTTCAAATTATAACATCGGTTGTATAAAAGAACCGATGTTATATGttctttttaaaaacttttaattttttttaatcttggaATGACATATAACACTAGTTCATCGATCTAATTGATGTTATATGTAATCCGAgagataaaatttttaaaaaccatttttgtTTGCTCTGAGCAggacatattacaccggttagatAGTGTGTAATATGTgtcaaatatttacaaaaatataacCGTATTTTTGTTTACATTGATTTTCATTTAACCGACTTAATATGTTGTTGTAAAATATGTTATTTACGAAATAGGAAATATACTCAATTAACaactcaataaattaatattttaattaaatttattttattgtaatttaaaatactattaTAAAAAGTTGTCAAATGAAATTTAGTCCTTGTCCTCTCATAAGTAGGAAGACCAATCATGCTAAATATATTGAATTTCAATTACCTAACTTTGGAATTTTTTACCAATAAAATACAACTTCACGTGATATTTATAATTGaaataagtaaaatttataaaaattactaaaatatataaatcacACAACTTTAATTGAAATcaaattacattaattttaatatatttttaaaaatttgattaataTCACCAATTAATGTATAAAATTACACcgatttgataaaaaaaatccacaaCTTTTTATGTACACATTGCACGGTACATCCAAGAAAGGGTACCTGAATTTAAATATGCACGCAAGAAGTAGGATGTAGTAGCTAGGTGcaatttaaaaatagtaatgATGTAAAGAGTAAATGGGGAGTCCATAGCTACCTACCCTTCCCACTCTCCACGCACAACTGTGCCACCATTTATTGGAGATAGAGACGTATGCTCGTACTCTTACACTGCTACTACTACTACTTCAGACGAATCAACTCATCAAACCCTAGCAACCAAGCAAAAGGAAGCAAAACCATTCGTATTATTATTaccaaagaaagaagaagagcgATGAAGGGTGAGATGTGGCTGTGGTTATGGGTCTTTGTATTGGGTGTGGGGGCGTTGGAGGAAGGACATTTGGCAGCGGAGTGCAACCTGCTGGTGCAGAAAGTGATTCCGTGTCTGAACTTTGCGACGGGGCAGGCGGCGGTTCCGACGAAGGAGTGCTGCGAGGCGACGTTGGAGATAAAGAAGAGCGATCCCAAGTGCCTGTGCTTCGCGATCCAGCAGACGCATAAGGGGATCCCTGAGGCCAAGAGCATGGGCATTCAAGAGGGTAGGCTCCTTCAGCTCCCTTCTGCTTGTAACTTGAAGAATGCCAGCACCACCAATTGTCCTAGTAGGTTCCTCCAtttccattttcttttcttttacttcAACCTCTTTGCTACAAccttttggaagaaaaaaaaaactgaaattaaaatcTGTTGCCAGAAACTTTAAAGTTATGTACAAGTTAACTTTAACTTATATAAAGATAAGTAATCTATACAAAAAAATTTGagtaacaaaaataaatgtttcATTGTATAAGTTAAAGTCAATTTGTACATatataacttaaaataaaaactcaaataagttatacaataaagtttctATAAAGTAActcattatataaatataaatcttGAACCTTAATTACTTTATCCACTTGTTAATCATACTCCAAATCCAAATATAGCATTAATCATACTCTAAATCCAAATATAGCATTAATCATACTCTAAATATAGCATACTTATAAAAGTAACTATGTGTAACTTAATTAACAAAACTCCAACAAAGTAGGAGAAATTATTCTATGATTGGACTAGTACacttgaattttattattattattttttattaaaaaaattactaaaacaattattaaatgGTAATCAAACTTAAAGACAACAATAATTAATTGTATATTgattaagttaaatatttttgtatttttttaataatatttatttcatttaatgacatatgattgttgttacttgagaggtcagtctaactgagatgtcaagttgcatagtgatatcTAACATGAagacatttttataaaaaaaactatcgatatttaaattaatttttattattaaaaaaattataaagttatttttaaattggtgtataagttttaataactaatattttaaattttaaattaatttttgaaatactaatagagattaatttagaatctaaagtagtctgtaattaaaatcttggaaattaatatcaaatactaatttagaattaattttataactttttattaatatttaaaataatttgtatatcaataattatttattttataaattattatataaatgattttataaatatagtaattgattattttgatttaaaatgaatttttatttaataattttcttataatgattaattacatttaaaattaattttttttgatgattttgttatagtgattaattacATCTAAGTCAACATTAATCGATAAAAATCAAGTATTCTCGTATTATAGTTATTCTTAGTTTTGGTTTCAACTcgacataaataaataaaacacataaaaagtaTGAAGTTTTTGTTTGACTAAATTAACTCATTTATGATTTAATTActtgttttaataaaattgaggaaattatatttttattttttaatttattgtttaatgacatttgttttataataaaagtaaagtAATAAGAGAaaagtatttattaatttagtatataattatatagaaaaatatttaaacaccatttgttaaataaaactaattttaaagataaaaaataattaataattaattaaattttattaatatctaaaatagtttatattattaatacaaatttataaactaatatctaattagttacttatatatcaaaattttaactatcaattttaaaataaaaaaaaaataatagttaaaattttagtagttaattaaatacgaatttaaaaattaatttaaatctttttattaacatttataataattatataaaaatactaaaaattaattgatctgattaaaaatattatactaCCAACACGTGCTTATTacattcattattttataaatttaggcGTACAAATTTATATTGGTGAAAAGGTCTTATagaaataacaataaattattaaaactaccaagagttaaaaattaaaaaaaaaaacttatggtGGTTACTATTAAAGTGATGGAGTGAGCGAAAGAAATAAAACtctaaattttcttaaaaataaaagaaggttAAGTAAAAAAGAATAACTTTGATTTTGCTTTGAGTTTGGCAGAGCTTCTGGGTCTATCTCCAAACTCCCCTGACGCAGCCATCTTCAGAAATGGTTCGTTGAAAATTAATTCGAGTTCAACGTTGGGAACTGCAATACCCCTCTCAGACACCCACAAGGCCTCCTTTGGAACCATGCTTCCACCTCCTCTCACGCCATACGTAGCTGCACTGCTTTGCGCCATTCTCCTTCTCCCCATTCCATTTTCTTCTCACAACATTAATTTAATGCTCATGCCTGCGTTTAACTAATGCCTCTCGTAACACCTCCTTAAAGGGCGTAGCTCTTTTGCTATTACTCCTAGTAACTGCTACTCATGGACCAACTTTATTAATCTGCACCTTGCACCATGCACCATACTTCATTTTCGTCTGCATCATTTCATGTTTCTTgtcttctctctctctatatttattaataagttGAATGTGGATTGATTTAGAAATAAAGTGAATAAAACAGAAGTGATTTGGTTTAATAAAAAGATAGTAAATCTACTGGTACATATGATTGATTTGTTTGAATTAATAAAGGTTaataaactacttttttttaagtgtaatgttaaaattaatataaatatttcttattaaataataagttaagaaaaaaaaaattaacggGAATGAATGAGGTTTATATGAAAtcagatattattattatagatattattattattatagaaattattattattattgttacatATAGctgtttaatttttcttttccttttcccggtttccatttttttaagtaataatAGAAACTTTTAAAGGGAATATGCTATACACATAGGCTTGCAACTATAGATTTGGTTGCACACAGGTTCTAGGCATGCTGCAAGACCCAGTAGAACACAATACCCTGTTATGTTTTTTGGTGATGAGTGTGATCCTTAATATAGAAGAAAGCGGGTTATGAGTTAGGGTCTTCACAATTGTGCCAGGGTCTTCATACATGTTTCACAAGTTTTGGAGTTTGAATAAAagaatcataattttttttatatttatcccGTTaaagtcataattttttttttctaaattaaagaGAATATCATAATTTATGCGCTTTATGCTTATCATAATATCATAGTAATGTGTTAATCTCTCCAAGCATGCTATGATTATtgcataataataattgataacAGATTTGTTAGTAAATTAATAAGTATCAATCCGTGTTAAACTCTGTGATTGActtaattttatgtttaaaacCAACCCAAGCGCCCACTTGCTCATTAAATTAAACCACTAGTAGCACTACATAATTATACTTAGTAAAACCATAGGAGTTGGAAAAGTTGAAGCTTGAGAATGAACGTATTGCTTTAGAACTAAAACGAAAGGGAGTGGGTGTTGACTTTAACGAGGTGCTGTTTTGCAAAGACATTAGATGCAGGTTAGCTGACTATGGACATTAACCTTGGAGGAACCCAAACACAGTTGTTGGAAGACAATCCAATTCAAAAGGACTTCCAATTCTATTATAACTAGCATGGTGTAACTGTCCAGCAACTGCAAACCCAACCATACACAATGATATTCTTAAGTTAAAATGAAGTTTGGAGTCTCACATACATTCATTTCTCTGTTTCTGTGTGTGATTATAGGCTGTAATATGAATGGAAGCACAAAATCAAGGACTGGTGGGGGACTATGGGACATATTACTTATGTTGGCAAACTGTGTAGCTCAATCAATTTTGTATGCTGCTGCTGATTGTGTAAAATCAAAAGCTTATcgtgataaataataaataatgcaCATCATTATCTTAAGAATCTTATAAATTATGATTCTCACATATCATATTCAATTATAATAGAGATAGACACTTACATTGATCCATGAGAGTCTCTATGTCAGTAGATTCTTTAATCTCATTTTCTCAATCTATCTCTTGACAATTGTGTTCTTGTCACACCTTTTATTGATGATCAACAATGATACAACCTTCTTTGCAGAGACAAAACcctatttttattcttttccaaTCTCCACCaaattaggttttcattaggtattatagtatatatatatatatatatatatatatatatatatatatatatataacttctcACATTAATCAATGCgtctttcattttattaaataatattcaGACTCAAAACCCAAAATCTATTTCATATGATtcacattataaaattaatttacatagtTTTCTAACATTTtcccacttgactcatatgagtataatactttcatgatttaataattacataaaatataataCACACACATTGAAAGGTCTTACGTAAATTGGTTTTATCATCAATCAAAATCAATGATACATAAATAATAAGAGTCAGGGCACTTACATGTCATTTAATCAACATGTTTTCTTCCATGTACTAGTATATCATCATACATTCATCACTCACTAGTATACATAATGTCCATATTCTCAACATGACCAGTAAATATTTTGGAcggtaacccttttgttaaagggtcagCAATCATAAAATCAGTGCTAATATGTTTTATTGACACTCTATGTTTTTGAACTTTCTCTTTAACATCAAAGTATTTTAATTCCATATGCTTAGCACCTTTCGAATACttgttgtttttagaaaagaagacaTCTGTGAAATTTTCACAATAAATTCTCAACGTCTTGACAATACTATTAACAAATCCAAgtcctgaaataaaatttcgCAACCAATTAACCTGAACTGtggcctcaaagcatgccacaaattcagcCTCCATGGTGGATGCAGCA encodes:
- the LOC137817154 gene encoding non-specific lipid transfer protein GPI-anchored 13-like; translated protein: MLVLLHCYYYYFRRINSSNPSNQAKGSKTIRIIITKERRRAMKGEMWLWLWVFVLGVGALEEGHLAAECNLLVQKVIPCLNFATGQAAVPTKECCEATLEIKKSDPKCLCFAIQQTHKGIPEAKSMGIQEGRLLQLPSACNLKNASTTNCPKLLGLSPNSPDAAIFRNGSLKINSSSTLGTAIPLSDTHKASFGTMLPPPLTPYVAALLCAILLLPIPFSSHNINLMLMPAFN